Proteins encoded by one window of Anas platyrhynchos isolate ZD024472 breed Pekin duck chromosome 14, IASCAAS_PekinDuck_T2T, whole genome shotgun sequence:
- the CSF1R gene encoding macrophage colony-stimulating factor 1 receptor codes for MGPGDMGPGLLLLLTVAGIWHGSATPVIDPDLPALVVNTGDPVTLRCSGESQVKWKTPKHTSSSHTSSILSIPKATYMDTGTYECVYVNSSDKGVASVHLFVRDPDNVWYTPTFRIPVTRGDNVNLPCLITAPEYGSRVTLIMDDASPLSPGTNYSFSTEKGITLYNVQRHQKGYYRCQTVINGRIKKSSRIRLIVEEAAEKPVSVTMDPIDHVRIVGEPFEVTCRVISPSHKYDIKWVTAAKNVRSTKIPTFVDENYFINAVLSIPAVTLEDSGKYTCVANNSAGFKNASTMLRVVERGYILLTPVQATSQEVALGEDLKLQVQIEAYPKLVSWHWEHKSPFKNSESTKFVGEMISGNNWYNNTLFLSRLQEGERGLYTFYAINNETEASINFSISVKSPPRVCNVWVPANDSGNLHCTAAGYPAPRIEWYQCPTYSDRYNEDYKLLLNDSSPQVMSMLSFQEVEVVSVLPFQDLGANFTFCCVAVNREGNTSDMLHSVFKHVMAPPNKLFSPILSTCVGTSVLLLVLLLFLLYKYNQKPKYQVRWKIIEACEGNNYIFIDPTQLPYNEKWEFPRNNLQFGKTLGAGAFGKVVEATAFGLGKEDSVLKVAVKMLKSSADTDEQEALMSELKIMSHLGHHENIVNLLGACTYGGPILVITEYCRYGDLLNFLRRKAESIIIQDSSLDTSLDSTADYKNIDLEKKYIRSDSGFASQGLETYVEMRPVSSSSSSASSDSAQGRGKSSEEEVETREDLRPLNLADLLQFSSQVAQGMAFLASKNCIHRDLAARNVLVSDGRVAKICDFGLARDIMNDSNYVVKGNARLPVKWMAPESIFDCIYTVQSDVWSYGILLWEIFSLGKSPYPGMVVNSKFYSMVKQGYQMARPDFAPLEMYTIMQACWSLEPTQRPTFDQICCFIQKELEMHKEQDQTNLPSTAEEDSGCDTSGCCEESCEQEQSGQPLLKSNNYQFC; via the exons TGACCCAGTCACCCTGCGCTGCTCGGGAGAGTCGCAAGTTAAATGGAAAACCCCAAAACATACATCCAGCAGCCACACCAGCAGCATACTCAGTATCCCAAAGGCCACGTACATGGACACAGGCACCTATGAGTGTGTTTACGTCAACAGCAGTGACAAGGGCGTCGCGTCCGTGCATCTGTTTGTGCGAG ATCCCGATAATGTGTGGTACACCCCGACTTTCCGGATCCCTGTGACCAGAGGTGATAATGTTAATCTCCCCTGCCTCATCACGGCCCCTGAGTACGGATCCAGAGTGACGCTGATAATGGATGATGCCTCTCCTCTCTCACCTGGAACCAACTATTCGTTCAGTACTGAGAAGGGAATAACGCTATACAATGTGCAACGCCATCAGAAGGGTTATTACCGATGCCAAACGGTGATAAATGGAAGAATAAAGAAGTCATCAAGAATAAGACTGATTGTGGAAGAAG CAGCGGAGAAGCCTGTATCGGTGACGATGGACCCAATAGACCATGTGCGAATTGTGGGTGAACCTTTTGAAGTCACCTGCAGAGTAATTTCTCCGTCCCACAAGTATGACATCAAATGGGTGACAGCAGCAAAGAAT GTCAGGAGTACAAAAATCCCTACCTTTGTAGATGAGAACTATTTCATCAATGCCGTCCTGTCCATTCCAGCGGTGACTTTGGAAGACAGTGGGAAATACACTTGCGTAGCTAACAACTCAGCAGGATTCAAGAATGCCTCAACAATGCTTCGCGTAGTAG AGAGAGGTTATATACTCCTGACCCCGGTGCAAGCCACCAGCCAAGAAGTTGCTTTGGGAGAAGATTTGAAACTCCAGGTCCAGATTGAGGCGTATCCAAAACTTGTCAGCTGGCACTGGGAGCACAAAAGCCCCTTCAAGAACTCAGAGAGTACCAAATTTGTGGGCGAAATGATCTCTGGTAACAACTG GTATAACAACACGCTCTTCCTGAGCCGCCtgcaggaaggagagagaggtCTCTATACATTTTATGCCATCAACAATGAGACCGAAGCATCAATAAACTTCAGTATCTCTGTGAAAT CTCCCCCGAGGGTCTGCAATGTCTGGGTGCCAGCCAATGACTCCGGCAACCTTCACTGCACCGCCGCTGGCTACCCTGCCCCACGCATCGAGTGGTACCAGTGCCCCACTTACTCCGACAG ATACAACGAGGACTATAAGCTGCTTCTGAACGACTCCAGTCCCCAGGTGATGAGCATGCTGTCCTTCCAagaggtggaggtggtgagCGTCCTCCCGTTCCAGGACCTGGGTGCCAATTTCACCTTCTGCTGTGTGGCCGTTAACAGGGAGGGGAACACCTCTGACATGCTTCACTCGGTCTTCA AACATGTCATGGCCCCTCCAAACAAGCTCTTCAGTCCCATTCTCTCCACCTGTGTCGGCACATCAGTCCTGCTGCTCGTGctactcctcttcctcctctacAAGTACAACCAG AAACCTAAATACCAGGTGCGGTGGAAGATCATTGAGGCCTGTGAAGGGAATAACTACATCTTTATTGATCCCACTCAGCTGCCATACAATGAGAAATGGGAGTTTCCCAGGAATAACCTCCAGTTTG GGAAAACTCTCGGAGCTGGAGCCTTTGGAAAAGTGGTAGAGGCCACCGCTTTTGGGCTGGGCAAAGAAGATTCAGTCCTCAAAGTGGCTGTGAAGATGCTAAAAT CATCGGCAGACACAGATGAGCAGGAGGCGCTCATGTCTGAGCTGAAGATCATGAGTCACTTGGGGCACCACGAGAACATCGTTAACCTGCTGGGAGCGTGTACCTATGGAG GCCCAATTCTTGTCATCACCGAGTACTGTCGCTACGGAGACCTGCTGAATTTCCTGCGGAGGAAGGCTGAATCCATAATTATCCAGGACTCATCCCTGGACACCTCTCTGGACAGCACTGCTGACTACAAAAACATTGACCTGGAGAAGAAATACATCCGCAG TGACAGTGGCTTCGCGAGCCAGGGTTTGGAAACCTATGTTGAAATGAGGCCCGtgtcatcatcatcatcgtcAGCGTCATCAGATTCTGCGCAAGGCCGGG GGAAAAGCTCAGAGGAGGAAGTTGAAACCAGAGAGGACCTCCGGCCCCTCAATCTCGCCGACCTGCTCCAGTTCTCCAGCCAAGTGGCCCAGGGCATGGCCTTCCTCGCATCGAAGAAC TGCATCCACCGTGACTTGGCAGCCAGGAACGTGCTCGTATCAGACGGACGAGTAGCCAAGATTTGTGACTTTGGCCTGGCCCGTGACATCATGAATGACTCAAACTACGTTGTCAAAGGCAAT GCCCGGCTGCCCGTGAAGTGGATGGCCCCAGAGAGCATCTTTGACTGCATTTACACAGTGCAGAGCGATGTGTGGTCATACGGCATCCTTCTCTGGGAGATCTTCTCACTTG GTAAAAGTCCGTATCCTGGCATGGTGGTGAACAGCAAGTTCTACAGCATGGTGAAGCAGGGATACCAGATGGCGAGGCCTGACTTCGCTCCCTTGGAAAT GTACACCATCATGCAAGCGTGCTGGAGCCTGGAGCCCACACAAAGACCTACCTTTGACCAAATCTGCTGCTTTATTCAGAAAGAACTGGAAATGCACAAGGAACAG GACCAAACAAACCTCCCATCCACTGCTGAGGAGGACAGCGGCTGCGACACCTCTGGCTGCTGCGAGGAGTCCTGTGAACAAGAGCAGAGCGGCCAGCCCCTCCTTAAGAGTAACAACTACCAGTTCTGTTAG
- the HMGXB3 gene encoding HMG domain-containing protein 3 — MEAPYDGTEVTVVMEEIEGAYTYASPVPSKKKKKYKSPGDHGEKAKKPRSAYLLYYYDIYLKVQQELPHLPQSEINKKISESWRLLSVADKSYYLEKAKLEKEGLDPNSKVSTQTAVVPDIPGFRKIRPRSNVVIIPKTTLQEDRSRQPLELCVTQGQAAPKGLTASPNIANVPRDAVQNILSVDSSHLGISEQCIAIEGLSEETASFAQAEAVEEVVASEVLSHYVGPVTDKVAGDVLLDEASLEVEGQPYQTTRVVIEETLVSSSTDISNGSIAVARPQVSDGVSVVTVVTGRDTEESTSSTPATQFIMVPLPAHSVVENPTSIKLTTTYTRRGHGNCTNPGCSFTYVTRHKPPKCPACGNFLGGKWIPKEKQPKVKSEPNSGTSLKTPATKRGQQSVLTEPAAVCESTSKSALESSEAVSQLLNAVPAGGQMQETEWEEVIVSEAHILANSVLAEDRGTAAGGRVGQESQPQGDSSTEQAEKDSVGLGVPPSSEVLSPNTSAKKPVGIDAPAAAHKGQEVKSKPRPKPSLLAAARPMRAILPAPASVGREASTEQASKRQAFANTDKHPPVRTSGLKPSTLKQLGQAVLQPPSAEEQKLHSTLPNSASQVKVVEVKPDVFPSYKYSCTVTLDLGLATSRGRGKCKNPSCSYVYTNRHKPRICPSCGYNLAKDRAEKTAKSLEVSPGQSDVLNTSEPLTPSQKEIQRQSTLQLLRKVMQIPENESELAEVFTLIHELNSSRLILSNVSEETVTIEQTSWSNYYESPSAQCLLCNSPLFKGGQNSLAGPQECWLLTANRLQVVTAQVKVCLNLQCLALHSFMDIYTGLFNVGNKLLVSLDLLFAIRNHIKLGEDPGVAVGNILNSVQEQTEKSLSSDEQAQLQELLCNGYWAFECLTVRDYNDMICGICGITPKVEIAQRNVENVLALKNIEFTWPEFLASSEVNVEDFWSTMETEVIEQVAFPSSIPITKFDASIVAPFFPPLMRGAVVVNSEKDKNLNAQPVPGNGSALVRLLQEENFRLEMINSYSEEELQSFLTQCDIPWEASDTKKQLCYSLLALYSFVQNGTSIKQASAHHTGGKVYKVCPHQVVCGSKYIVRGESARDHVDLLVSSRHWPPVYVVDTASSVALCADICYPDLASQMWGKNQGCFSDPMDPPMYVSCPELLDQHYSVDMTVAEHSVQHPITKSAARRIVHAGSEQNSHRDPTSQHHCISLCRELEPYSAIIAAIGDSKTSNVRQRPITFENATHYYLYNRLMDFLTSREIVNRQIQEIVQSCQPGEVVIRDALYRLGVAQIKTETEEDEEEKQEDDKDIAE, encoded by the exons ATGGAGGCTCCCTACGATGGCACCGAGGTAACCGTGGTGATGGAGGAAATAGAGGGCGCCTACACCTACGCGTCGCCCGTGCCTtccaagaagaagaagaaatacaaaagcCCCGGTGATCATGGAGAAAAAGCCAAAAAGCCTAG ATCCGCTTACCTCCTGTACTACTATGACATTTACTTGAAAGTACAGCAAGAGCTGCCCCACCTCCCTCAATCCGAAATCAACAAAAAGATCAGCGAGAGCTGGAGGCTGCTCAGCGTGGCTGATAAAAGCTATTATTTGGAGAAAGCCAAGCTAGAGAAAGAGGGACTGGACCCG AACTCCAAGGTGTCCACTCAGACTGCAGTAGTTCCAGACATTCCAGGTTTCCGTAAGATTCGTCCTCGCTCAAATGTTGTAATTATTCCCAAAACCACTCTTCAGGAGGACCGGAGCCGGCAGCCACTGGAACTGTGTGTGACGCAGGGTCAGGCAGCGCCCAAAGGCTTGACAGCTTCCCCCAATATCGCAAACGTCCCCCGTGATGCTGTGCAGAACATCCTTTCTGTGGACTCGAGCCACCTTGGCATTTCCGAGCAGTGCATCGCCATCGAAGGACTGTCAGAAGAGACGGCTTCCTTTGCTCAGGCAGAGGCTGTGGAAGAAGTGGTGGCGTCGGAGGTTCTCTCTCACTACGTTGGGCCTGTGACAGATAAAGTGGCTGGAGACGTCCTCCTGGATGAGGCTTCTTTGGAAGTAGAAGGGCAGCCCTATCAGACGACTCGGGTCGTTATCGAAGAGACTCTAGTTAGCAGCTCCACGGACATCTCCAATGGGAGCATCGCTGTGGCCCGTCCCCAGGTCTCAGATGGTGTGTCTGTGGTGACCGTGGTGACCGGGAGG GATACGGAAGAGAGCACCTCCTCCACACCTGCTACACAGTTCATTATGGTACCTTTACCAGCTCATTCCGTTGTGGAGAACCCAACATCAATTAAATTG ACAACCACCTATACTCGCAGGGGACACGGGAATTGTACCAACCCTGGCTGCTCCTTCACTTATGTCACCAGACATAAGCCACCAAAATGCCCAGCATGTGGGAACTTCCTGGGAGGGAAATGGATCCCGAAG GAAAAGCAACCAAAAGTCAAATCTGAGCCAAATTCAGGCACTTCTCTGAAAACTCCAGCAACCAAAAGAGGTCAGCAGTCGGTGCTCACAGAACCGGCAGCTGTTTGTGAGAGCACCTCGAAGTCTGCCCTGGAAAGCTCTGAAGCGGTCAGCCAGCTGCTGAATGCTGTGCCTGCTGGAGGGCAGATGCAGGAGACGGAGTGGGAGGAAGTGATTGTCTCTGAGGCTCACATTCTTGCCAACAGTGTGCTTGCTGAAGACAGAGGgactgctgcaggaggaagggTTGGTCAAGAGAGCCAGCCGCAAGGAGACTCTTCTACAGAGCAGGCAGAAAAAGACAGTGTAGGGCTGGGAGTGCCACCgtcttctgaggtgctgagtcCAAATACCTCTGCAAAAAAGCCAGTGGG AATTgatgctccagctgctgcacacAAAGGGCAAGAAGTAAAGAGTAAACCAAGACCGAAGCCctccttgctggctgcagcaagGCCCATGCGAGCAATTCTGCCCGCACCAGCCAGCGTGGGGAGAGAAGCCAGCACTGAGCAGGCTAGCAAGAGACAGGCGTTTGCAAATACTG acAAGCATCCCCCTGTGAGAACGTCAGGCTTGAAGCCCAGTACACTGAAACAATTGGGTCAGGCAGTTCTGCAGCCACCAAGTGCTGAGGAGCAAAAG CTCCACAGCACTTTGCCCAACAGTGCATCGCAGGTTAAAGTAGTGGAGGTCAAGCCAGATGTGTTCCCTTCCTACAAGTACAGCTGCACTGTAACTTTG GATTTGGGACTGGCAACGTCACGTGGCAGAGGGAAATGCAAGAACCCCTCCTGTAGTTATGTGTACACAAACAGGCACAAGCCACGAATCTGTCCAAGCTGTGGCTACAATCTTGCCAAAGACAGAgctgagaaaacagcaaaatcccTG GAGGTCAGTCCAGGCCAGTCTGATGTGCTGAACACCAGCGAGCCCTTAACCCCATCCCAGAAAGAGATCCAGCGCCAATCCACCCTGCAGTTGCTGCGCAAAGTAATGCAGATCCCTGAGAATGAATCAGAACTGGCCGAGGTCTTCACGCTCATCCACGAACTGAACAGCTCACGGCTCATCCTGTCCAACGTGAGTGAGGAGACGGTCACCATAGAGCAGACCTCCTGGTCAAACTACTATGAGTCTCCATCTGCGCAGTGCCTCCTCTGTAACAGCCCATTGTTCAAAGGGGGACAGAA TTCTCTTGCTGGTCCTCAGGAGTGCTGGCTGCTGACAGCGAATAGGTTACAGGTGGTTACAGCTCAGGTCAAAGTGTGCTTGAACCTGCAGTGTCTGGCCCTCCATAGCTTCATGGATATTTATACAG GCCTTTTTAATGTGGGCAACAAGTTGCTAGTGAGCCTGGATCTTCTGTTTGCAATCCGAAACCACATTAAACTTGGAGAGGATCCCGGAGTGGCTGTTGGCAATATTCTGAACTCTGTTCAGGAGCAAACTG AAAAAAGCCTGAGCTCTGATGAGCAGGCTCAGCTCCAGGAACTGCTGTGCAATGGCTACTGGGCCTTTGAGTGCCTCACTGTCCGGGATTACAATGACATGATCTGTGGAATCTGTGGCATAACCCCCAAGGTGGAGATAGCCCAGAGGAATGTGGAAAATGTCCTGGCATTGAAAAACATAGAG TTTACTTGGCCAGAATTCTTGGCATCAAGTGAAGTGAATGTGGAAGACTTCTGGTCCACAATGGAGACAGAAGTGATTGAGCAGGTGGCTTTTCCTTCTAGCATCCCCATCACAAAGTTTGATGCTTCTATTGTtgctcctttcttccctccacTGATGAGAGGAGCAGTGGTGGTCAATTCTGAGAAGGACAAGAACCTGAATGCGCAGCCAGTGCCAG GTAATGGGAGTGCCTTGGTGAGGCTACTTCAGGAAGAAAACTTCAGGCTCGAGATGATAAACTCCTACAGCGAGGAAGAGCTGCAGAGCTTTTTGACACAGTGTGACATCCCCTGGGAGGCTTCAGATACAAAG AAACAGCTCTGTTACTCCCTCCTGGCTCTCTACAGCTTTGTCCAGAACGGGACAAGCATCAAACAAGCTTCTGCTCATCACACAGGAGGCAAAGTCTACAAAGTGTGCCCGCATCAG GTTGTGTGTGGCTCAAAGTACATAGTAAGAGGAGAAAGCGCACGGGATCACGTGGACCTGTTGGTTTCCTCACGTCATTGGCCTCCAGTGTATGTTGTCGATACGGCCTCTTCGGTGGCGCTGTGTGCAGACATCTGCTATCCTGACCTGGCTTCCCAGATGTGGGGCAAAAaccagggctgcttctctgaCCCTATGGATCCTCCAATG taCGTGTCCTGCCCTGAGCTCTTAGACCAGCACTACAGCGTAGACATGACTGTGGCTGAGCACTCCGTTCAGCACCCAATCACCAAGTCAGCAGCACGCCGAATTGTTCACGCCGGTTCGGAGCAGAACAGTCACCGAGATCCAACATCTCAGCACCACTGCATCTCCCTGTGCCGGGAGCTGGAGCCTTACAGCGCCATCATTGCCGCCATCGGTGACAGCAAAACTAGCAACGTCCGCCAAAGGCCCATCACCTTTGAGAATGCCACACATTATTACCTCTACAACCGCCTCATGGACTTCCTCACCAGCAGGGAAATCGTGAATCGGCAGATCCAGGAGATTGTGCAGAGCTGCCAGCCAGGGGAGGTGGTGATTCGGGATGCTCTCTACCGGCTCGGAGTGGCCCAGATCAAAACAGAAACGGAAGAGGATGAAGAAGAGAAGCAGGAGGATGATAAAGACATTGCTGAGTAA